The segment CAAAACTTTTCTCggctatattaaaaattccaagctTGGATTGGTGACACCGTTCGGAGGTACTTTAACTATCTcgtctttttaattatttgtgaaaatatgGCATCTCAAATCGCTTTAGTTCATAACGTTCAAGTCTTGTCTGACAAGGAAATCGGAGTTGTACGCATATTCGCAAGACGTTAGAGTTTAAATGCATTTATCCgattatttataaatgattTATGAGCTAATTATATACTCTAGACGAAGGAATAGTTCCTTGGTTTGTTTGACCCTATTTTGTGGCTTCAAATCCGTAGCTTTGCAATTATGGCCTAATTGCTAAATCATGAAGTTTTGAGGTTGTATTAACGGATGACTTTTGGAGAGAGTTTGAATTATATATAGGTGGCAGAAATTGCTGATCTGTACATGGCTTTGTATTTGATTGCCTTGAGATTGCCGATGATTGAAACGCGAAacccaaaaatttaactcattgACAAACTCGACCGTTTCGTTTCACCAGTTACTAAAAACTATATTGTATTTCTTGAGTTAGCATTTTATTCCCatgcataatatttcattaaaatccaaTTGGATACAACTTTCCCATGTTTCGAAATTTGAGGACCTTGCATACTcattcgaattaaatttcaataacttTCCCTCGTATCATATAGTCAGTCTACGTGATcatgaaaattgtttcacttcacttttatttttcgtttcaaagAACATATTTTGGCTAATTTTGTGTTTAGATCTAGAacgtaaaaacaataaaactgtCTTGCGTGCACACAAAATTGAGACGAATGAAACTTTTCTTGCGCTGGTCGCGGAGCGGGAAGTTGCTGTCGGggagcaataattatatatattggCCGCTGTATGGCACTCACAGTAAAAATACTTAAACGTACTATTGGCAAAAGTATGGTagcataaaagtaaaattttctgcaataaACAGCAGTGAAAATACTAATTAAAGCTATATTGCCTGATACGCCTGAACAATTTAGCTACAATGCACAGTTGAGGGAACGTCAATAAGATCGTTAATTTGTAATTCCGGTAATTCCTTTCTCACACTGTGATATCGCAGCCTTTTCAATATAccaactgattgtgagcagatTTGAGTCGAGATAATCTCTATACCATTTCACtgatttataaaatgcttgcagcaaaaaaaaaaagtggctcataaaaaatttcattcaattaaattaggcCATATAGTTAATGTTCAGATTCATTGACTACGTGATTTACAAATTGCAGATTCAAAAGACTCTAATCGGATGCGTAAAGAGCTTTTCACCGGATTCCGTTTCCGCAGGTTTTGCATAGTCCGCATTTGCCACAAGCGGTTCATAATTAATCGTGATCCAATTTAtcatggaaataaaaagcactcTGCGTGATTGAAGACttgacatttatttgaaaaacgaATATATATTAACTTTTAACGTCCCCAGGCGCCAGCCAAGTCTCACGCTACCGCTGGAGAATAATTTTCGACAGTCTCTGTTTATGTAATTGAAAAGACATCGACCCCACAAAAGAATTGCCGATTGAATAAACAAACCTGTTTtatgagttttaattaatttgcaagaaGCTATAGTGCGTCTTGAGAGATGTGCCAGTGCCCGCGCTTATCAAAATATATCGCAATTTCACCTGGCTATCGCTGCCTCTCTCTTCTTGGCAAACGTGTTTTTCAAAAGGTTGTGGAAGCAAgccatcaaattattttgaaagtggCATGATTATACACTGTTGGCTAGGTGTATATTTCGATGAGATcgtgatttgaaaaaatcgctAACCAGGCGgcagcaacaaaattaatgttgccCTTTGATTTGCATAATATGGATCTGTTGTAAAGAAAGGCTGGTGCTGCTTGGTCCAAGTCGGTCCAAGTGAGCTATACATATAAAGGCCTAAATATTTGCGGCCATAAAACCAGCCGCCAAACATTCCTCCGTCCGCACCAGTGTAGGAATGACCAAAATGTTATTGCCTCTCAAAATGGTACTCTCTGCTGGCCTCAGGACAGAGGTGATTTTTTATGTCTAGACCCCTGTTCTCGTCACAACTTTGAGCAGTTTTCAGGCTTCTCAAAACTAATTATCTGTTCCCATCACGCGCGCAGTTCCTTTTTGTTCACGAAGAACAGCGCGGAATTAATCCACTGACAGTTTTGTGTTAAGCTTGTTAAAAAATGGACTTTTAGCAAAAGAAAACTACTGCAACTACCTACTGATGGTGATTAATCAGATTTCCCAGTAGTTTATTATGGCTGACTACGTggataaaataggaaaatccatttcaagaaaaagcaataatatGGCCCGTTTTTTCAAGGATGAGCAATCTCTCCccagagcaaaattaaaatctacagTCTTCTGGGAGTACAGAATACAGAGAAAACTCACTCACATTGTTGCTCTTTGCAATCCATTGTAATATACAAGAATAAATCATGTGCGCACAACGACGTTAATAAGATTCCTttaactcgaaaattaaatataaattgtttgtgTTGTTAAAAGGATATTTAGTTCCACtcattaatatgtatatgGTCTCAATCTTATTTTCCAAAGTGGCACTGAGAACATAGCATTAATAAGATTTCAAAACTCAATTAAGCAAACTATCTCAAACGTTTTAGCTGTTTAGCGGTTTAGCTGTTTGCGCAAAGCGTCTCACGTAAAAGGTTCAAGATTATGACTCAGTGAAGCCGTTCGTATGTCCTTACTCAAAACTTGCCCTCTTAATTATGTGTTGCCACTTATGGTAtttcaaaaagtaaatacTCCACTTTAGTTCATAACAGTCAGCACAGTTTTACAAGGAAATCAGTGGTACGACCTCGCAAGACGTTTGGGCTAAGTTAAAAAAGTGGtttgaaaactttttactcaaaatatgAAGAAATCTATCAACtttgcaaactcaattaatatGAGCAGTTTGAgcttgttgcattttttatcacaatacaattattcacattttgattttatcttaaatatttaaattttgcagaaatcaTTACGGACGAAGTAACaaacaatacatttttattacatcaattatttattaaacgctatagctattttttatataccTTAGATGCAAACGGTTTTAAGTATATTCGCTTTACTTATCTTCTTCGGGCATTCATCTAATACCCCAATGATGAagttcttatttaattttttccatgtaaaaATATGTCAATTTTATTCTACTAACACGATTTTACGAAATGGACCATCCAGACTGATCAAGATGAATTTcggtattaaaaatattactcttTCTGCTGACtaacaaatcatttttcccCTTAAATCttgcatcaaaataaatacggATCACTaatgtttattgttttatcaCTAAATAATATTGAGAAAGCAGATTTATCTCACCTGACCAAAAAGGTGAGTTAATGGCGTCTGGGTCCCAGGTAGCCCACAACTGTGCGCTGATGAACGGTGATGAACAGATGACGTAGCATGCGATGACCACGACAGTCAGCTTGACCGTTTTCAACTTGGCCCTGGAAATTCCCCTGATGGAGTGGACCCTGGGCTGAAGAGGACCGTTGCCGGCGAGCGGCTCCTTGGGCAGGTGCAGCCCAGCGATGCTGTCCTTCTTGGCGTTGTAGTTGCGCCAGATGGCCTGGCAGATGCAGGTGTAGGCGAACACGAGCACCAGCAGCGGCGCCAGAAACACCGAGCCGCTGTACCAGGTGACGTAGGCCCGCTCGCCCCAGCCCTCGGGGAAGGTGCCCCAGCAGTCGAAGGTGAGGCCGTCGGGCGTGGCCGGTTGGTAGGAGAAGATGAACGTCTGCGGGGCACAGCACGCCAGGGCCAGTAGCCAGGCAACGACGACAAGGGCGCGGGCGCGCCGCACGGGCCACGTGAAGTACGACAGCGGCAGGCAGATGGCGTAGTACCGGTCCACGGCGGTCAGCACCAGGATGAACGAACTGAGGTAGGGCCCGAGGATCTGGCCGAACTTGACTGCCTTGCAGAGGACGTTGCCGCCGCGGAAGCGGTACGTCAGCTCCCACGCGATCTGCGGCAGCACGTTGAAGAAGGCGGTGACCAGGTCGGCGATGCTCAGGTGCATGATGTAGAAGTACATGCGAGAAATCTTGGCCCGCCGGAAGAGGATGGCCGCCAGGATGAGCGAGTTGCCCACCACCGTCACGGCGAAGATGAAAACCAGCGTGGCGATCTCCACCCGCGCGAGTTGCTCATCGCGCACAGAGTGTACGTCCACGCTGCTATTGTTGCCCGCTTCTGACAGGTTCATGGTGGTGGCAAGGGCGTACGCTGCCCCCTGCTGTTCAGGAGCCTCGCCTCACATCTGCGTAAGAAAGAACGAagataacaataaaaaatcgtgatattgatatgttaaaaaatgagtttaacaagaaacgcaatttttcatgaaagaTTAAAGTATTtgataaatcatattttgagTGAATCTGCACAAAGAGTACAAAAAAACTTGTCGACGTTGTTTCGAATTTAatcgagaaaatttttaaatgtaatggCATAACcaggtaaaatataaaatctgcCAGTTATTTACTTGGAAAAGTGAACTCAAAAAAACTTGGcgataaatacatttttttaattaaaaaaagctctcggagtatgaatatttttcattttagcaACTTAGCGagcacagaaaaatatgtgCTTGGAATATCTTTGCCTTTATTGCAAAATGAGGATTGGCGTATTTTAATGACGTAATGCACCTTGCCGACTGCAAGTGGTGGTtcgagaaaaaaaaaataaaagagaagcGAGATGAGGTGGCTGCGTCCGTTTGCATCGTTACTTTATAGTCCTATATAGTGTCATTccgtttttcaataaattttataaaatatacacTCTGCGGCATTGCTGTATAGAAAATTGCATCGTGTAGGCatacacattttttactctatGAACAACATTGCGCattcttataaaaaaatcccaccAGGTAGAGGAGAAAAGACTGACATTTTCTGTTATTAAAGTGTCAAGGAAGTCAAGGAGAGTGAGTTTAATTTGAttggtgtaaaataattacttgaGCATGGAAATCCCAGCTCACTGGCAGTTCGCACTTGATGATTTATCATCAGAACATGAGATAAACGAACTGATTTCACATCATTTAGTTGAGCCTGCAAGCTAGACTCCTAAATTTGGTCAACCTGTTATTTTCAGGTTTGAACATGTTCtcttttttctcaattatgatttttttctgtaaaattaccttggtatattttcaaaagatgGATTTCGTGGAATCCGTGAAGGCAGGCTTTTAGTGCAGCAATTAGGAGAAAGAGAGTGCTTGACATGCGGTAGCGAGACATTTTTAGCTGAAAAGCACAACATGACACAGTTatgaggaaaatgaaaaatgctttaCTCGGTGTTGCATACATGAGAAACTATATACACgcggattaaaaatttgcatcgcAGTAGTGCACGTTGCAGCTGGCACGTGTCtgatcatatttattttacaaaagcgCAATTCCACttacttaaaacaaatttgttcaCTGTTTTTTGGACAGCGGGTCTAATTAATATGCAAAACATTATACAGTCCTTTTTTcagatacaaaatttattataatgagAGTATCCCTTAAGAGAAGCAAAATTGTTCTTGCGTGATCTGAAGAGCTAATATAAAGACAAGCTATACTTCTGACGAGTTTTGcgctaaattaatattaccgtaagtaaagtttgaaaatacatttttttctgctgaaaaTACGAACATACTTAAATATGTTAACAAACAACGCCGCAAGCAATAGCGGCGCGAGAAACAGCTTGTGAGGCCGCGAGTAAATGTTTGTGGCACGTGAGATGGGTCGCGCTATATAGGAATGTGTCAATGGACTTTTTGCGCATGCTGTGCGCACTTATTATCCCATCCCCGTGGCAATAAAGGAACAGTCAGGCTGTTACCATTGCGCTTGTTGCTTCGAGTAGACGATGCTTGCATCTGCACTGGGCACTgcaattttccttatttttagcAAGAGACAGGGTTGGACAGCATTGATTTATATGCAACGACCGCCGTAAACAGTGCGGATTCGATGCGCTCTGCCTTTGGCTTTGATGACAATGGCATTTCCCGTTTCCTAGCAATGCACCAAGTCCCACCATTGCGACCCATTTTCCAGCGGCAGCGAGGGGATTACACTCGACTCGCTGTTCCTCATGTGGTGAgctggaatttgaaaattcgctCGCAGGTGCGGCGCCGGCAGCACCGGGATAAATGGAATTATTAACAAGGTTACCAAGATTAGCTTCTGCAACGCATTCAAACTAATACTTTACTTATCTCGCTACTTAAAGCAGAGAAATGGATTTTACTGACGAAAAAtgaaagcaataataattcagtAGACTCTGGATTTTCGGGTAATCCACAACGCATTTGATTTCTCGGGAAATAATCAAAGCATAATAAAAGCAGGCTGAGCTGTTGTGAGAGAATACT is part of the Cloeon dipterum chromosome 1, ieCloDipt1.1, whole genome shotgun sequence genome and harbors:
- the LOC135940235 gene encoding oxytocin receptor-like, producing MNLSEAGNNSSVDVHSVRDEQLARVEIATLVFIFAVTVVGNSLILAAILFRRAKISRMYFYIMHLSIADLVTAFFNVLPQIAWELTYRFRGGNVLCKAVKFGQILGPYLSSFILVLTAVDRYYAICLPLSYFTWPVRRARALVVVAWLLALACCAPQTFIFSYQPATPDGLTFDCWGTFPEGWGERAYVTWYSGSVFLAPLLVLVFAYTCICQAIWRNYNAKKDSIAGLHLPKEPLAGNGPLQPRVHSIRGISRAKLKTVKLTVVVIACYVICSSPFISAQLWATWDPDAINSPFWSGPTFTILTLLASLNSCVNPWIYLVFNPDLAVLVKQQLLCRRRPHAVRRPVTGGGSNSSDSQAATSSLRSRSRYTAHYPLLPPPSKSFLAPRSVVHKSFSDPTVGLGKAAAVVLITVSAKPPADFV